One genomic window of Saccopteryx bilineata isolate mSacBil1 chromosome 4, mSacBil1_pri_phased_curated, whole genome shotgun sequence includes the following:
- the THG1L gene encoding probable tRNA(His) guanylyltransferase has product MWAACNVKIRHCLASTDVTLKRCLKLRATMAKSKFEYVRDFEADDTCLAQCWVVVRLDGRNFHRFSEKHNFAKPNDSRALHLMTKCAQTVMEELEDIVIAYGQSDEYSFVFKRKSNWFKRRASKFMTHVASQFASSYVFYWRDYFEDQPLLYPPGFDGRVVVYPNNQTLKDYLSWRQADCHINNLYNTVFWALVQQSGLTPVQAQGRLQGTLAADKNEILFSEFNINYNNEPLIYRKGTLLIWQKVGEVTTKEVKLPAEMEGKKMSVTRTRTKPVPLHCDIIGDAFWKEHPEILDEDS; this is encoded by the exons ATGTGGGCAGCTTGCAACGTGAAGATTCGCCATTGCTTGGCTTCCACTGATGTCACTTTGAAACGGTGCTTGAAATTAAGGGCGACCATGGCAAAGAGCAAGTTCGAATACGTGCGGGACTTCGAGGCTGACGACACTTGCCTGGCACAATGCTGGGTGGTTGTGCGACTGGATGGCAGGAATTTCCATCG GTTTTCTGAGAAACACAACTTTGCAAAACCTAATGACAGCCGTGCTCTCCACCTAATGACCAAATGTGCTCAGACCGTAATGGAAGAACTAGAGGATATTGTGATCGCATATGGACAGAGTGATGAGTACAGCTTTGTGTTCAAGCGGAAAAGCAATTGGTTTAAAAGGAGAGCCAG TAAGTTCATGACTCACGTCGCCTCCCAGTTCGCTTCCAGCTACGTGTTTTATTGGCGGGATTACTTTGAGGACCAGCCCCTTCTGTACCCCCCAGGCTTTGATGGAAGAGTTGTGGTGTATCCTAACAACCAGACCTTAAAGGACTACCTCAGTTGGCGGCAAGCAGATT GTCATATCAATAATCTTTATAATACAGTTTTCTGGGCACTCGTACAGCAGTCTGGACTGACACCAGTACAAGCCCAAGGGAGATTACAG ggAACTCTTGCAGCAGACAAGAATgagattttgttttctgaatttaACATCAATTACAATAATGAGCCGCTGATATATAGAAAAGGGACTCTGCTGATATGGCAAAAG GTGGGTGAAGTCACAACAAAAGAAGTTAAGCTGCCAGCAGAaatggaagggaaaaagatgtcAGTGACCCGAACCAGGACTAAGCCAGTGCCCTTGCACTGCGACATCATTGGGGATGCTTTCTGGAAGGAACACCCTGAGATCCTAGATGAAGACAGCTGA
- the LSM11 gene encoding U7 snRNA-associated Sm-like protein LSm11 isoform X1 — translation MEERERGARSPGAGSSARPPNPRLDVNSDSFDPLLALYAPRLPPIPYPNAPCFNNVAAYETFLRTGGRGGGRGRARGADPASGAPAAAAAGPSSRSRRRPDAHAPDPERIERLRRLMVVKKEGDEADGESRRAPGRARKAPRNVLTRMPLHEGSPLGELHRCIREGVKVNVHIRTFKGLRGVCTGFLVAFDKFWNMALTDVDETYRKPVLGKAYDRDSSLTLTRLFDRLKLQDSSKKEADSKSAVEDSTLSRYSQTSTWKVASVWGRGDTDRGSRKHSRSVPSSLQASTREESRSELSGRTMRTEGSSAGGTFSRATTLSRGQSRKKKKKAKVDYQKVFTRHINQIFIRGENVLLVHLAQ, via the exons ATGGAGGAGCGGGAGCGGGGGGCGAGGTCGCCCGGCGCCGGCAGCTCCGCGCGCCCGCCCAACCCGCGCCTGGATGTCAACTCTGACAGCTTCGACCCGCTGCTCGCCCTGTACGCGCCCCGCCTGCCTCCCATCCCCTACCCCAACGCGCCCTGCTTCAACAACGTGGCCGCCTACGAGACCTTCCTCAGGACCGGGGGCCGGGGCGGCGGGCGCGGGCGGGCGCGGGGCGCGGACCCGGCCTCCGgggcccccgccgccgccgccgccggacCCTCGAGCCGGAGCCGCCGCCGCCCCGACGCCCACGCCCCGGACCCCGAGCGCATCGAGCGCCTCCGCCGCCTCATGGTGGTCAAGAAGGAGGGGGACGAGGCCGACGGGGAGAGCCGCCGCGCCCCGGGCCGGGCCAGGAAGGCGCCGCGCAACGTGCTCACGCGAATGCCCC TGCACGAAGGTAGCCCTCTGGGTGAACTCCATCGTTGTATCCGGGAAGGGGTGAAGGTGAATGTTCACATCCGCACCTTCAAGGGACTTCGGGGCGTCTGTACAGGCTTCCTTGTAGCATTTGACAAGTTCTGGAATATG GCACTTACTGATGTGGATGAGACTTACCGAAAGCCTGTTCTAGGCAAAGCGTATGATCGGGATTCTTCACTGACTCTCACGAGG CTATTTGATCGACTAAAACTTCAAGATTCCTCCAAGAAGGAGGCAGATTCTAAGTCTGCCGTTGAAGACTCCACTCTGTCCAGATACTCCCAGACATCCACTTGGAAGGTAGCTTCAGTGTGGGGAAGAGGAGACACTGACCGGGGTTCCCGAAAACATTCCCGCTCTGTCCCTTCTTCCCTGCAGGCATCCACAAGGGAGGAGTCCAGGTCAGAGCTGTCAGGGAGGACCATGCGGACAGAAGGGTCTAGTGCAGGAGGTACCTTTTCCAGAGCTACCACCCTTTCCAGGGGCCAGTCccgtaagaaaaagaaaaaggccaaaGTAGATTACCAGAAGGTATTCACTAGGCACATAAACCAGATATTCATCCGAGGTGAAAATGTCCTACTGGTTCACCTTGCACAGTGA
- the LSM11 gene encoding U7 snRNA-associated Sm-like protein LSm11 isoform X3 produces the protein MEERERGARSPGAGSSARPPNPRLDVNSDSFDPLLALYAPRLPPIPYPNAPCFNNVAAYETFLRTGGRGGGRGRARGADPASGAPAAAAAGPSSRSRRRPDAHAPDPERIERLRRLMVVKKEGDEADGESRRAPGRARKAPRNVLTRMPLHEGSPLGELHRCIREGVKVNVHIRTFKGLRGVCTGFLVAFDKFWNMALTDVDETYRKPVLGKAYDRDSSLTLTRLFDRLKLQDSSKKEADSKSAVEDSTLSRYSQTSTWKINKYK, from the exons ATGGAGGAGCGGGAGCGGGGGGCGAGGTCGCCCGGCGCCGGCAGCTCCGCGCGCCCGCCCAACCCGCGCCTGGATGTCAACTCTGACAGCTTCGACCCGCTGCTCGCCCTGTACGCGCCCCGCCTGCCTCCCATCCCCTACCCCAACGCGCCCTGCTTCAACAACGTGGCCGCCTACGAGACCTTCCTCAGGACCGGGGGCCGGGGCGGCGGGCGCGGGCGGGCGCGGGGCGCGGACCCGGCCTCCGgggcccccgccgccgccgccgccggacCCTCGAGCCGGAGCCGCCGCCGCCCCGACGCCCACGCCCCGGACCCCGAGCGCATCGAGCGCCTCCGCCGCCTCATGGTGGTCAAGAAGGAGGGGGACGAGGCCGACGGGGAGAGCCGCCGCGCCCCGGGCCGGGCCAGGAAGGCGCCGCGCAACGTGCTCACGCGAATGCCCC TGCACGAAGGTAGCCCTCTGGGTGAACTCCATCGTTGTATCCGGGAAGGGGTGAAGGTGAATGTTCACATCCGCACCTTCAAGGGACTTCGGGGCGTCTGTACAGGCTTCCTTGTAGCATTTGACAAGTTCTGGAATATG GCACTTACTGATGTGGATGAGACTTACCGAAAGCCTGTTCTAGGCAAAGCGTATGATCGGGATTCTTCACTGACTCTCACGAGG CTATTTGATCGACTAAAACTTCAAGATTCCTCCAAGAAGGAGGCAGATTCTAAGTCTGCCGTTGAAGACTCCACTCTGTCCAGATACTCCCAGACATCCACTTGGAAG
- the LSM11 gene encoding U7 snRNA-associated Sm-like protein LSm11 isoform X2, translated as MEERERGARSPGAGSSARPPNPRLDVNSDSFDPLLALYAPRLPPIPYPNAPCFNNVAAYETFLRTGGRGGGRGRARGADPASGAPAAAAAGPSSRSRRRPDAHAPDPERIERLRRLMVVKKEGDEADGESRRAPGRARKAPRNVLTRMPLHEGSPLGELHRCIREGVKVNVHIRTFKGLRGVCTGFLVAFDKFWNMALTDVDETYRKPVLGKAYDRDSSLTLTRLFDRLKLQDSSKKEADSKSAVEDSTLSRYSQTSTWKASTREESRSELSGRTMRTEGSSAGGTFSRATTLSRGQSRKKKKKAKVDYQKVFTRHINQIFIRGENVLLVHLAQ; from the exons ATGGAGGAGCGGGAGCGGGGGGCGAGGTCGCCCGGCGCCGGCAGCTCCGCGCGCCCGCCCAACCCGCGCCTGGATGTCAACTCTGACAGCTTCGACCCGCTGCTCGCCCTGTACGCGCCCCGCCTGCCTCCCATCCCCTACCCCAACGCGCCCTGCTTCAACAACGTGGCCGCCTACGAGACCTTCCTCAGGACCGGGGGCCGGGGCGGCGGGCGCGGGCGGGCGCGGGGCGCGGACCCGGCCTCCGgggcccccgccgccgccgccgccggacCCTCGAGCCGGAGCCGCCGCCGCCCCGACGCCCACGCCCCGGACCCCGAGCGCATCGAGCGCCTCCGCCGCCTCATGGTGGTCAAGAAGGAGGGGGACGAGGCCGACGGGGAGAGCCGCCGCGCCCCGGGCCGGGCCAGGAAGGCGCCGCGCAACGTGCTCACGCGAATGCCCC TGCACGAAGGTAGCCCTCTGGGTGAACTCCATCGTTGTATCCGGGAAGGGGTGAAGGTGAATGTTCACATCCGCACCTTCAAGGGACTTCGGGGCGTCTGTACAGGCTTCCTTGTAGCATTTGACAAGTTCTGGAATATG GCACTTACTGATGTGGATGAGACTTACCGAAAGCCTGTTCTAGGCAAAGCGTATGATCGGGATTCTTCACTGACTCTCACGAGG CTATTTGATCGACTAAAACTTCAAGATTCCTCCAAGAAGGAGGCAGATTCTAAGTCTGCCGTTGAAGACTCCACTCTGTCCAGATACTCCCAGACATCCACTTGGAAG GCATCCACAAGGGAGGAGTCCAGGTCAGAGCTGTCAGGGAGGACCATGCGGACAGAAGGGTCTAGTGCAGGAGGTACCTTTTCCAGAGCTACCACCCTTTCCAGGGGCCAGTCccgtaagaaaaagaaaaaggccaaaGTAGATTACCAGAAGGTATTCACTAGGCACATAAACCAGATATTCATCCGAGGTGAAAATGTCCTACTGGTTCACCTTGCACAGTGA